TTAATGTCCTTGTACCCTCTCGGCCTTTCCTCGTTGATAAGCTTCTCTACTGGTCCAATCCCAACATGTACATCTGGCATAATGAAGACAGCAAGGCTATTTCTTTCTCGTTCTGCATTCGTCACCACCCTGTGCACCGGGCTTTTAAAGATGCCATTGCTCATTACCTGCAGCAAGGAATAATAATTCTGAGAACTTCACTAGTTTGTACAACATGGTGATGCTAAAGAAGAACATCTAATCATATCAACAACCAATTCAAGTCGCAACAATTAatgattgaagaagaaaaagagttttGGATAGGAAAAATAAGTTCGAGGCACGCTATTGAAGGTGCTGATTTCAGAGTAGATATCCCCTTGCATCTCTTCATAAAAGAATCGCATCTTACCAAAAGACGTATTATCAGTCAAAATAACTCCAATGCATTTCAAGTCCTTCAACATTATTTAGTTTATACTTACCTCAACTTGATCTCCAACATTGATGAGTAAACCATATGGGACAACAGGCACTCTGAACCATTGATCATCTTTGAGAACCTGAAGCCCTTCAACTTCTTTGTCTTGCAACAGGATGGTAATGGCCGATGCATCAGCATGTTGTTTGACTCCGAGTACCACATCAGGTCTTGGACACGGAGGGTAGAAGTTGAATCTTGCAGTAGTCATCCCACGTTCTCCACACTGGTCCAGAAAGCAATTCTCCTCCACGTTCAATGACGCTGCCATGGCCTTTAGGAGGGACTCACTCAACAACTTCATATTCTTCATATATTCTTCAAAAACTTCCCTGCCAAGAAGTTATCTGTTAGCCCTGTGTGTGTCTAACTTGTTCAATGCAGAGTAAAGCAAAGGATGTACCTAAAACATTCAGGTTTTTGTGGCCAGAATCGGAGTTCTCTTATATCTTCAGGGAACACATTTAGACACAGTCTATCGGACCAATCAAGCCTTTGCTTATCTGTAAGAACTTTATCATTTCCGTATCCTTCAATTTGATTAACTGTTCTTGCATATTTAAGCTTCTCTTCAGTTGGAAGAGCAAAGAACTTTTTGCTTATTTCACGCACTTTGTCAAGAAATGAATCTTCCATTCCATGATTTATGACCTGAATTTCCAATTTCATATGTTAAACGGATAATGCAAACAAAAGTGCAGAGAGAATATAGATTTTGTGTTCATGTCTGTTTCTGTTAGTACTAGTTTACTATCATCCCCTAGTGataccctttttcttttactactCTTACTTTGACATAGCGGAAACAAACACTCTAACATGATATTCAGTTATTTTGAGAGTGCGCGTATAGACACTTTAAcagttattcttacaataatttgtatttatgaagttaatgaacagaaacagaaacaagatggagcagaaaaaatttaaaatagaagaattaatccgagtccacagaaactactgtgtgtccttaagaaatttaatcccctcaaagtacccaaggttatggattaatttctcccaagataaaacggattaaacctgttaaagaaatagcgttacctcaaacttctttaacttcaacgaactgaagaatagcaacaagtcacacagactcagtcgatcgacactttgattttatttgagagaaaaataaatgcagagaaacaaaaaaaaaatttcagtgattaaaaaatcaaaaattgacttccttttatagccattttcagcaaggaacatgtctgttcagtgaaatctgttcagacccattttatccagaaagttgtgtcttttggaaaaaataacaatttttcgaaaaattgtgtctgttaggaaaataactacttttttgaaagtaacgacttttcggaaagagtaacaacttttcggaatgttaccgttacctgcaaatttataagaaatgacttttcatttgcactttgcaaatgacttttcattttctctccaaagtagttccctcacttttgatattttctcttttcttttctcattcacacttgctaaaacccaacaatcccccacatgaatggggaaggctattgttaaaacatatgcatgaaaaaacttgtgtgtcttgtaggtaaaggttaatcgtatctggataagtaggtttccctttaaactttccgtagtgaacatatatcggatatactcggtcaatcggtagatttgatatctttgaaccgtcgagctttggtgtatacctagacaacatatgtcacacaatcaacccttgaactgttcttagttctcattgttttgttcgtttcagccatgaacacatcttggatagtaagtgcttaaagaactggccttaccggattctccttgaagcgccttacacttcacacttacataggtgatttctaaatgtgttatcccatagatacaccatttgatattccttgtatcaaacttagaaaccattaaaaagtccttatgtctttatcctagttactaaacattgtctcatcatgagaatggaccataaaataataataatatgttgaaccgtcatcaatgactttgttttatctccttgaacgtAG
The sequence above is a segment of the Solanum lycopersicum chromosome 10, SLM_r2.1 genome. Coding sequences within it:
- the LOC101252129 gene encoding protein LATERAL BRANCHING OXIDOREDUCTASE 1 is translated as MAETQETVSKSVQELANTNQVPEKYIYAQGSINTYPLLFDVPQVDLSLLTSPNRQQQLNKLQSGLKSCGCIQVINHGMEDSFLDKVREISKKFFALPTEEKLKYARTVNQIEGYGNDKVLTDKQRLDWSDRLCLNVFPEDIRELRFWPQKPECFREVFEEYMKNMKLLSESLLKAMAASLNVEENCFLDQCGERGMTTARFNFYPPCPRPDVVLGVKQHADASAITILLQDKEVEGLQVLKDDQWFRVPVVPYGLLINVGDQVEVMSNGIFKSPVHRVVTNAERERNSLAVFIMPDVHVGIGPVEKLINEERPRGYKDIKNYVALFFQSYQQGKIPIEAAKISQEFH